ATTCAAAGTAAAAAAGAGACCTCTTGGTTTTTATTTACAAGAGGTTTATTTTTAATTTTTTTAGAAATAACATTTGTTAATTTTGCTTGGACTTTTCAATTTCCAATAGAAAAATTATATTTACAAGTAATTTGGGCTATTGGTCTTAGCATGATTTCCCTTTCTTTGTTAATTTATATCTCTAAAAAGTATATTTTTTTGATATCTATTAGTATTATTTTAGGACACAATTTATTAGATAATATACATTTTACAGAGGACTCTATTTTTTATATTCCGTGGGCTATTCTTCATGATAGAAATTGGATAGAACTTACAGAAAATCTTAAAGTAAGAACATCTTATCCTGTTCTACCTTGGATTGGTGTAATTGCTATTGGATTTTTAAGTGGTAGTTTGTTCGATAAAAATATAAATTTTGAAAAAAGAAAAAAATATCTTTTAAAAATAGGATTTAGCTTAATAATTAGTTTTTTAGTAATTAGATATATAAATATTTATGGGGATAAGCCTTATATAACTTATGATTCTACAATAAATACTATATTAAGTTTTTTAAATATTACTAAATACCCACCCTCTTTACTTTTTATTCTATTAACTTTAGGGATTAGTTCATTTTTATTAATTTATTTTGAAAAATATCAAAATTCAAATTTTCTTATTTGGCTAAAAGATTTTGGTTCAGCTCCGATGTTTTTTTATTTATTACATCTTTATTTTTTAAAAATATTATATATCTCTGCTGTTTTTATTTTTGGTTTAAATAAAGGAGAGTTTTACGGTTTTTCTTATATGTGGCAAATTATATTATGTACAATTTTATTAGCAATTATTCTTTATTTCCCAACTGCGTGGTATTCTAATTTAAAACAAAAAAGGAAAGATATAAAATGGCTAAAATATTTATAAAAGTACGAGTTACTTAGAAATCTCTTCAAAAAATATTTTATTCTTTCCATTTTTTTTAGCTTTATAAAGTAAATTATCAGCTAATTGTATAAAGATTTCAGA
The sequence above is drawn from the Arcobacter cloacae genome and encodes:
- a CDS encoding DUF1624 domain-containing protein, whose product is MKLFQEQINQRLLSIDILRGFIMILMLLDHVRETFFLHFQVADPMDITTTNGTLIISRLLAHICAPTFIFLTGLSAYLYMQKIQSKKETSWFLFTRGLFLIFLEITFVNFAWTFQFPIEKLYLQVIWAIGLSMISLSLLIYISKKYIFLISISIILGHNLLDNIHFTEDSIFYIPWAILHDRNWIELTENLKVRTSYPVLPWIGVIAIGFLSGSLFDKNINFEKRKKYLLKIGFSLIISFLVIRYINIYGDKPYITYDSTINTILSFLNITKYPPSLLFILLTLGISSFLLIYFEKYQNSNFLIWLKDFGSAPMFFYLLHLYFLKILYISAVFIFGLNKGEFYGFSYMWQIILCTILLAIILYFPTAWYSNLKQKRKDIKWLKYL